In Apteryx mantelli isolate bAptMan1 chromosome 8, bAptMan1.hap1, whole genome shotgun sequence, the genomic window ACTGTGGTGCAAAAGAGAATATAGTGCTTATGGTAGAGAGGCAGCACTGTGGAGCAGCTGGGCAAGAGGCTGATGCAGTTCCAGCCCATGATTGGGAGTCCCCCTAGTATCGCAGAGATAACCCAGCAAGCACTGATCAGCAAGAAGGAGCGAAAGCTGTTGCTGCCGTTGTGGAGTTTCATCTTCAACATGGTGATATATCTCTCAATGGCAATGGCCAACAAGCTGAACACAGAAGCTGACAAGGCGACAAACATGCTGCCTTCTCTTACAAACCACTGGGTGGGGGTAAGGCTGTAGGTTTTGTGTCCAGAGAACAGGAGGTTGGCAATGTAAGCCACTCCAGCCAGCAAGTCTGAAAGAGCCAAGTTCCCGATGAAATAGTACATGGGTCTGTGAAACTTCTTGGTTTTCCAGATGGTGAGCAAGACAAAAATGTTCTCTAAGATTATAAAGCAGCAAATGATAATAAAAACCACCGAAGTCACTTTTATTCCACTGTCCGCATTCTCATTTAGCTTTCCTGTGTAATTGTAATGCTCTTTGATGATATAGTTGACGTCGGTGTTGGCGAGGTTGCTGGCGACCTTCAGCGGGGCCGTGGTGAGGGAGCTCATGGTGCCCGGCTGAGCGGCGCTTCCCGAGCGGCCGCCAGGGGGGGCGCCGAGCGcgagccccgcgcagcgccggcgcggagccgccTGCCGCTCCCGGGCGGCCTCACGAGCGGCAGCCCTGAAACGGGAGGCACAAACAAACCCCAGGGTTAAAAGAAGGCAGGCGAACCAAGAAACAACTTAAGAACAGTATAAGACAATTTGCTAATTTAATTGTACGTCAGACCCAGGAGTGTAATCACAAAGGAATTAGTTTCATTCACCTGTTAACAAACATTTTAGAAGGTGGTTAGGCCTATTAAACAGGTAAAGTTAATAAGATGAAAAAGTCCTGTCATGCAGAATTGCACAAAAAAGTAGGAGTCAGCGAGGACTGGACTTCTTCCAATGTGAAAGATCTCAAAGCTCTCCAAAAATAAGTTCTAGTATACCTTTTTCTTCAATAGGAAACACTACATACACAGCAGCAGAGATTTAGAAAGGGAAAGGGCTTGATTTTTTTTAGATGCAAAGACATGGAAGCCTGCACAGATATTACTTGACAGGAGACTGGTATTCTCCTCCATTAATAACGTCTGTGTTTTGGAAGGGGATAATTATGCAATTTACTGATGCCATCTCCAACAGTGATGAAGGTGATTCACTGATGTATATAAGCAAGAAATCAACTCAAAGTTGTAAACAGGAAAGGTGCCCGTACTTCTATTTAGCAAGCGTCTGC contains:
- the S1PR1 gene encoding sphingosine 1-phosphate receptor 1, whose translation is MSSLTTAPLKVASNLANTDVNYIIKEHYNYTGKLNENADSGIKVTSVVFIIICCFIILENIFVLLTIWKTKKFHRPMYYFIGNLALSDLLAGVAYIANLLFSGHKTYSLTPTQWFVREGSMFVALSASVFSLLAIAIERYITMLKMKLHNGSNSFRSFLLISACWVISAILGGLPIMGWNCISLLPSCSTVLPLYHKHYILFCTTVFTGLLLSIVVLYCRIYSMVRTRSRRLTFRKNITKATRSSEKSLALLKTVIIVLSAFIACWAPLFILLLLDVGCKVKTCSILFEAQYFLVLAVLNSATNPIIYTLTNKEMRRAFIKILCCCKCPPADSGIKFKRPIIGGMEFSRSKSDNSSHPQKEEGDRPETIMSSGNVTSSS